A window of Rhododendron vialii isolate Sample 1 chromosome 13a, ASM3025357v1 contains these coding sequences:
- the LOC131314682 gene encoding D-xylose-proton symporter-like 3, chloroplastic, with protein sequence MACSVSAPTLLNLKHSHSPLLQPKKSKTRFSIPYINCSHPPSKFLFFSSSIAQFRHPVSKNLNFLSGGTAISKVRASAGGEAKSLGSDATYQEAFSWPSVIIPFLFPALGGLLFGYDIGATSGATLSLLSPELSGTAWFNLSAVQLGLVVSGSLYGALLGSILVYPIADFLGRRRELILAALLYAFGGLVTASAPGLGVLLIGRLVYGLGIGLAMHGAPLYIAETCPSQIRGTLISLKELFIVLGILLGYFVGSFQIDVVGGWRYMYGVSAPVALIMGLGMWSLPPSPRWLLLQAVQGKGSLQELKEKAISAYSRLRGRPVGDKVSERQIEDTLGSLKSAYTDEESEGSIWEIFQGPSLKAFIIGGGLVLFQQITGQPSVLYYAGPILQSAGFSAAADATRVSVVIGLFKLVMTSVAVLKVDDLGRRPLLIGGVSGIALSLLLLSAYYKFLGGFPLLAVAALLLYVGCYQISFGPISWLMVSEIFPLRTRGKGISLSVLTNFGSNAIVTFAFSPLKELLGGANLFLLFGAIALVSLLFVVLVVPETKGLSLEDIETKILK encoded by the exons ATGGCTTGCAGCGTGTCCGCTCCAACTCTGCTCAACCTAAAGCACTCACACTCACCACTACTTCAGCCCAAGAAATCGAAAACCCGTTTCTCTATCCCCTATATCAACTGCTCACACCCACCTTCCAAATTCCTTTTCTTCTCATCCTCCATTGCTCAATTTAGACATCCCGTGTCTAAAAATCTGAACTTTCTCTCCGGTGGCACCGCCATATCGAAG GTTCGAGCATCTGCTGGGGGAGAAGCAAAGTCGCTTGGTTCTGACGCAACATATCAAGAAGCCTTCTCTTGGCCTTCTGTTATTATCCC GTTTCTTTTTCCAGCCTTAGGAGGCTTATTATTTGGGTATGACATTGGTGCAACCTCTGGTGCCACACTATCACTGCTG TCACCTGAACTTAGTGGCACAGCTTGGTTCAACCTTTCAGCCGTTCAGCTTGGTCTAGTG GTTAGCGGCTCCCTTTATGGAGCTCTTCTTGGTTCCATTCTGGTCTACCCAATAGCTGATTTCCTTG GGAGGAGGCGAGAACTTATCCTAGCAGCTCTATTATATGCGTTTGGGGGTTTGGTCACTGCCTCTGCTCCAGGCCTTGGGGTTCTATTAATAGGACGGCTCGTATATGGCCTTGGTATTGGTTTG GCAATGCATGGAGCTCCTCTTTATATTGCAGAGACTTGCCCATCTCAGATTCGTGGGACTTTAATATCACTGAAAGAACTCTTCATCGTTCTCGGGATTTTG TTGGGTTACTTCGTGGGTAGCTTTCAGATTGATGTAGTTGGAGGGTGGCGTTACATGTATGGGGTTAGTGCCCCAGTAGCTCTGATAATGGGATTAGGTATGTGGAGTCTGCCACCATCTCCACGCTGGTTACTCCTCCAGGCAGTTCAAGGTAAGGGGTCTCTACAGGAGCTCAAAGAGAAAGCCATCTCTGCCTACAGCAGGTTAAGGGGTCGACCCGTCGGTGACAAAGTTTCTGAGAGGCAAATTGAAGATACCCTTGGCTCTCTCAAGTCTGCTTATACAGATGAAGAATCTGAAGGAAGTATTTGGGAAATATTTCAGGGGCCAAGTCTGAAAGCATTCATCATTGGTGGAGGTTTGGTCCTTTTTCAACAG ATAACTGGGCAGCCAAGTGTTCTATACTATGCTGGTCCAATCCTCCAG AGTGCTGGGTTCTCTGCTGCTGCCGATGCTACTCGAGTTTCAGTTGTGATAGGACTGTTTAAG CTGGTGATGACAAGTGTAGCTGTCCTAAAAGTTGATGATCTTGGGAGAAGACCCTTGCTTATTGGCGGTGTCAGTGGAATT GCCCTTTCATTACTTCTCCTCTCAGCTTATTACAAATTTCTGGGAGGCTTTCCTCTTCTTGCAGTTGCTGCTTTACTTCTTTATGTTGGATGCTACCAG ATATCATTTGGACCGATCAGTTGGCTAATGGTATCAGAGATATTTCCACTTCGCACAAGAGGAAAAGGGATTAGTCTTTCAGTTCTTACAAACTTTGGTTCAAATGCTATCGTGACATTTGCTTTCTCACCGCTAAAG GAGTTGCTGGGCGGAGCAaaccttttccttcttttcgGGGCAATTGCTTTGGTATCACTTTTGTTCGTTGTACTCGTCGTCCCAGAGACTAAAGGATTGAGCTTGGAAGATATTGAGACCAAAATCTTGAAGTGA